From Acidobacteriota bacterium, a single genomic window includes:
- the tldD gene encoding metalloprotease TldD gives MTNPIEFFTSRFNLTTADIESLLATAMSKGGDYADLYFEYTINHALNLEEQIIKTANRTVEQGVGVRVISGERTGFAYCDEIEVAAIRKAALTAAHIAESGVQVGPVNISASQPQHDLYPVAHPANEEPLERKIELLHRADKAARAHDPRVREVQAMFMDKYKVMLIATSEGALIGDVQPLTRMNVLCIADDDGNLQSGYAGGGGRNGLEFFHDQLTPEHFAAEAARQAIVQLEAVEAPAGAMEVVLGAGWPGILLHEAVGHGLEADFNRKGTSAFSGLIGQKVASPLCTVVDEGCVPGRRGSLNVDDEGNPTAQTVLIENGILRGYLQDKLSARLTGAALTGNGRRESYRHLPMPRMTNTYMLAGQSDPADIIKSVKRGLYAVQFGGGQVDITNGKFVFSASEAYLIEDGKVTAPVKGATLIGNGPVALTKVSAVGNDLALDEGIGTCGKDGQSVPVGVGMPTIKIEEMTVGGTKGS, from the coding sequence ATGACCAATCCAATTGAATTTTTCACTTCCCGATTCAATCTCACCACCGCCGACATCGAAAGCTTGCTCGCCACGGCCATGTCGAAAGGTGGTGATTACGCCGATCTGTATTTCGAATACACGATCAACCACGCGCTCAATCTCGAAGAGCAGATCATCAAGACTGCCAATCGCACGGTCGAACAGGGCGTCGGCGTGCGCGTTATCAGTGGCGAGCGCACCGGCTTTGCCTACTGCGACGAGATCGAAGTCGCTGCCATCCGCAAGGCCGCGCTGACCGCCGCGCATATCGCCGAGAGCGGCGTGCAGGTTGGCCCCGTCAACATATCGGCCAGCCAGCCGCAGCACGATCTTTATCCCGTCGCGCATCCGGCCAACGAAGAGCCGCTCGAACGCAAAATCGAATTGTTGCACCGCGCGGACAAGGCGGCGCGCGCGCACGATCCGCGTGTGCGCGAGGTGCAGGCGATGTTTATGGACAAGTACAAGGTCATGCTGATCGCTACGTCCGAAGGCGCGCTGATCGGCGACGTGCAGCCGCTGACGCGTATGAATGTGCTGTGCATCGCGGATGACGACGGGAACTTGCAATCGGGTTACGCGGGCGGCGGCGGGCGCAACGGCTTGGAGTTCTTCCACGACCAACTCACGCCCGAACATTTCGCCGCCGAAGCCGCGCGCCAGGCCATCGTCCAGCTCGAAGCCGTCGAAGCGCCCGCCGGGGCGATGGAAGTCGTGCTCGGCGCGGGCTGGCCCGGCATCCTCTTGCACGAAGCCGTCGGCCACGGCCTGGAAGCCGATTTCAACCGCAAAGGCACCTCGGCCTTTTCCGGCCTGATCGGCCAAAAGGTCGCCAGCCCGCTCTGCACTGTCGTGGATGAGGGCTGCGTTCCGGGGCGGCGCGGCTCGCTCAACGTGGATGACGAAGGCAATCCGACCGCGCAAACCGTGCTGATCGAAAACGGCATCCTGCGCGGGTATTTGCAGGACAAGCTCAGCGCGCGGCTAACGGGTGCGGCGCTCACCGGCAATGGCCGCCGCGAAAGTTACCGCCACCTGCCGATGCCGCGTATGACCAACACGTACATGCTCGCGGGCCAGAGCGACCCCGCCGACATCATCAAATCGGTCAAACGCGGCCTTTACGCCGTGCAATTCGGCGGCGGCCAAGTAGACATCACCAACGGCAAATTCGTGTTCAGCGCGAGCGAGGCTTACTTGATCGAAGACGGCAAAGTCACCGCGCCGGTCAAAGGCGCTACGCTGATCGGCAACGGCCCCGTCGCGCTGACCAAAGTCTCGGCGGTCGGCAACGATCTGGCGCTGGACGAAGGCATCGGGACGTGCGGCAAAGACGGGCAATCGGTGCCGGTGGGCGTGGGGATGCCGACGATTAAGATTGAAGAGATGACGGTGGGCGGGACGAAGGGTAGTTGA
- a CDS encoding Uma2 family endonuclease, producing the protein MAPTTQIATGIALADDADKIYELVDGQWEAKDMGSSRHSGVGTRLIIRLGGYVEAHQLGGVYGPDATFQIGQNERLPDVSFLSAARMPPEGETEEKWHLAPDLSVEVVASNESWGKVNRKLRECFTAGVRQTWLVSPDLREVHIYDSPKAITVLGEEDELVSEALLPGFRLRISELFQQPAYV; encoded by the coding sequence ATGGCTCCGACAACGCAAATCGCCACTGGTATCGCACTCGCCGACGACGCCGACAAAATCTATGAACTTGTGGATGGACAATGGGAGGCCAAAGACATGGGTAGTTCCAGACACAGCGGCGTGGGCACACGCCTGATTATTCGTTTGGGTGGATATGTCGAAGCGCACCAGCTTGGCGGTGTCTACGGCCCAGACGCCACCTTTCAAATCGGACAGAACGAACGCTTGCCCGATGTTTCTTTCCTTTCCGCCGCGCGCATGCCGCCCGAAGGCGAAACCGAAGAGAAATGGCATCTCGCCCCTGACCTCTCTGTCGAAGTTGTCGCGTCCAACGAAAGCTGGGGGAAGGTCAACCGCAAGCTGCGCGAGTGTTTTACCGCTGGCGTGCGGCAAACTTGGTTAGTGTCACCTGACTTGCGCGAAGTGCACATTTACGATTCGCCAAAAGCGATTACGGTGTTGGGGGAAGAGGATGAGTTGGTGAGCGAGGCGTTATTGCCCGGCTTCCGGTTGCGCATTAGCGAATTGTTTCAACAACCAGCTTATGTCTAA
- a CDS encoding TonB-dependent receptor — protein MKSIKPCLLFVCLLCATLAAFGQAVSVSNVEGTVTDQTGAVVPNAVVTVTNAGTGAKREAAADSNGYYRVAGLAPGLYTIRIESKGFATQLSENVTLNVGTTLTLNAQLKPAGATETVIVNAGDVALVETTRTELGGVVSNREIENLPLNGRSLAGLAILVPGARPAQSFDPTKNRSAAFSVNGGGGRNINTTVDGGDNKDNTVGGIVMNFSLEGVQEYKLETQRFSAAAGRSEGAALNVITKSGTNALRGSAFLFARDKAFNANDHISVVSKRAKPDYSRQQFGGSLGGPVKQDRLFFFGVYERTREEAAFNVSQTVVDELTIAKVAGAKPIQTVPTPFRDNLWQVRLDGKLNDKHTAFLKWAQQTNSALNDQANITDESSGNFTRNHLYQSTLGFNSTLTPALVNQFVFAYQYWNNIIDSNTFAPYLIFPGAGVTFGTNPNIPQGSVQRKFQFKDDLFWTRGQHGFKFGGDYTAIPKLGGFFRTPPTPNLTFLDNPSVITTDKTKYPQGFATPGAVSTLVYTSGDPAFDYHDTAMISAYVQDDWKVRPRLTLNLGVRYDLDHNFIPALPNNRTYLLLKQINHVAASRLPGDDTNNFSPRFGFAWDIGGDAKNVVRGGYGIYYGQVFQNIPLFAQQQANATVFASTTLTSSGTTPQTNTDPFLKTFRYGVDTIAIPPAATTLANGASGRLISPDAVMPYTQQFNVGYSRQLSRDYAVEVDYVHILGLHEYMRRRLNPRVPGNTVKDINGANVANARLLAANFVSAGLPAARLGDIIYEDSIGRSHYDGLNVQLRKRFTNHLTFQTSYVLSRGIAYGGANNTGAAAGFGGLVQDQNDIFNKDELGPTSTDERHRFVFSGVLDLPWGLQVSPILQAASPRAYTIIQGTDRNGDGVTNDRWLDPATNQITKRGAFRGGFDIQQVTDPATGKTEIVAGDAVSARTFTLDMRVSKYVKFSDRMKLGLFFEAFNLTNHVNFGDGFQGNARTVSTSGKPLVRTVTGYLGNRTASIPPAQGGAGSPFQAQFGARFTF, from the coding sequence ATGAAATCAATTAAACCCTGCTTGTTATTTGTTTGTTTGTTGTGCGCCACGCTCGCGGCTTTCGGCCAGGCGGTTTCGGTCAGCAATGTCGAGGGCACCGTGACCGATCAGACCGGCGCGGTCGTGCCCAACGCCGTCGTGACCGTCACCAACGCCGGTACGGGCGCTAAACGCGAAGCCGCTGCCGATAGCAATGGCTATTACCGCGTCGCCGGATTGGCGCCGGGCCTGTATACGATCAGGATCGAGAGCAAAGGCTTTGCCACGCAGCTTTCCGAAAACGTGACGCTCAACGTGGGCACGACGCTCACGCTGAACGCGCAACTCAAACCGGCGGGCGCGACGGAAACCGTCATCGTCAACGCGGGTGATGTGGCGCTGGTCGAAACGACGCGCACCGAATTGGGCGGCGTCGTCAGCAACCGCGAAATCGAAAACCTGCCGCTCAACGGGCGCAGTCTGGCGGGCCTGGCGATTCTGGTGCCGGGCGCGCGGCCCGCGCAATCCTTCGACCCGACCAAGAACCGCAGCGCGGCCTTTTCGGTCAATGGCGGCGGTGGACGCAACATCAACACCACCGTGGATGGCGGCGACAACAAAGACAACACCGTTGGCGGCATCGTCATGAATTTCTCGCTCGAAGGCGTGCAGGAATACAAGCTCGAAACGCAGCGTTTCTCCGCCGCCGCGGGCCGCAGCGAAGGCGCGGCGCTCAACGTCATCACCAAGAGCGGCACCAACGCCTTGCGCGGTTCGGCGTTTCTCTTTGCGCGCGACAAAGCCTTCAACGCGAACGATCACATCTCCGTCGTCAGCAAACGCGCGAAGCCCGATTACAGCCGCCAACAATTCGGCGGCAGCCTGGGCGGGCCGGTCAAACAAGATCGTTTGTTCTTTTTCGGCGTCTACGAACGGACGCGCGAAGAGGCGGCCTTCAACGTCAGCCAGACCGTGGTGGACGAATTGACCATCGCCAAGGTCGCCGGGGCCAAACCGATTCAGACCGTGCCGACGCCCTTCCGCGACAACCTCTGGCAGGTGCGCCTCGACGGCAAACTCAACGACAAACACACGGCCTTTTTGAAATGGGCGCAACAGACCAACAGTGCGCTCAACGACCAGGCCAACATCACCGACGAATCGAGCGGCAACTTCACGCGGAATCATTTGTACCAGAGCACGCTCGGCTTCAATTCGACGCTGACGCCGGCGCTGGTCAATCAATTCGTCTTCGCCTATCAGTATTGGAACAACATCATTGACTCAAACACCTTCGCGCCGTATCTGATCTTCCCCGGCGCGGGCGTGACCTTCGGCACCAATCCCAACATTCCGCAAGGCTCGGTGCAACGCAAGTTCCAATTCAAGGACGACCTGTTCTGGACGCGCGGCCAACACGGATTCAAATTCGGCGGTGATTACACGGCCATTCCCAAACTGGGCGGCTTCTTCCGCACACCGCCGACGCCCAACCTGACCTTCCTCGACAATCCGTCGGTGATCACGACCGACAAGACGAAATATCCGCAAGGCTTCGCCACGCCCGGCGCGGTCTCGACACTGGTTTACACGTCGGGCGATCCGGCCTTTGATTATCACGACACCGCGATGATCTCGGCGTATGTGCAGGATGATTGGAAAGTCCGGCCCCGACTGACGCTGAATCTGGGTGTGCGCTACGACCTCGATCACAACTTCATTCCAGCGCTGCCGAACAACCGCACCTACCTGTTGCTGAAACAGATCAATCACGTGGCGGCGAGCCGCTTGCCCGGCGATGACACCAACAATTTCTCGCCGCGTTTCGGGTTTGCCTGGGACATCGGCGGCGATGCCAAAAATGTCGTGCGCGGCGGCTATGGCATTTACTACGGGCAAGTCTTCCAGAACATCCCGCTCTTCGCCCAGCAACAGGCCAACGCGACGGTGTTCGCTTCGACCACGCTGACCAGTTCCGGCACCACGCCGCAAACCAACACCGATCCGTTCCTGAAGACCTTCCGTTATGGCGTAGACACGATCGCCATTCCACCCGCCGCCACGACGCTGGCGAACGGTGCGTCGGGCCGCCTCATCAGCCCCGATGCGGTGATGCCCTATACTCAGCAATTCAACGTCGGCTACAGCCGCCAACTCAGCCGCGATTACGCGGTCGAAGTGGATTACGTCCACATCCTCGGCTTGCACGAATACATGCGGCGGCGCTTGAACCCGCGCGTGCCGGGCAACACGGTCAAGGACATCAACGGCGCGAATGTGGCGAACGCGCGGTTGCTGGCGGCGAATTTCGTGAGCGCCGGTTTGCCCGCCGCGCGGTTGGGCGACATCATTTACGAAGATTCCATCGGGCGTTCGCACTACGACGGCTTGAACGTTCAACTGCGCAAACGCTTCACGAACCATCTCACTTTCCAAACGTCATACGTGCTTTCGCGCGGCATCGCCTATGGCGGCGCGAACAACACGGGCGCGGCGGCGGGCTTCGGCGGTCTGGTGCAGGATCAGAACGACATCTTCAACAAGGACGAACTGGGGCCGACCTCGACCGATGAACGGCACCGTTTTGTCTTTTCGGGTGTACTGGATTTGCCGTGGGGGTTGCAGGTTTCGCCGATTTTGCAGGCCGCTTCGCCGCGCGCCTACACGATCATTCAGGGCACTGACCGCAACGGCGACGGCGTCACCAACGACCGTTGGCTCGATCCGGCGACCAACCAGATCACCAAACGCGGCGCGTTCCGTGGCGGTTTCGACATCCAACAGGTCACTGACCCGGCGACGGGCAAGACGGAAATCGTAGCGGGTGACGCAGTCTCGGCGCGCACTTTCACGCTGGATATGCGCGTCTCGAAATACGTCAAGTTTAGCGACCGGATGAAACTTGGTTTGTTCTTCGAGGCCTTCAACCTGACCAATCACGTCAATTTCGGCGACGGCTTCCAGGGCAACGCGCGCACGGTCAGCACGAGCGGCAAACCGCTGGTGCGCACTGTCACCGGCTATCTGGGCAACCGCACGGCCAGCATTCCGCCCGCACAAGGGGGCGCGGGCAGTCCGTTCCAGGCGCAGTTTGGGGCGCGCTTCACGTTCTAA
- a CDS encoding winged helix-turn-helix domain-containing protein gives METQHKQLYEFGSFRLDAAERLLLRAGEAIPLAPKTFDLLLALVAQPGHLLEKETLLKTVWPDSFVEENNLADNISRLRKTLGEGEQGQKFIETIPKRGYRFVAVVKVLHNADAAVQPLVPTAPAAALAPARLRLRQRPELFLVVFGFLALTLLSAGIYWRYKPAPRADVEQLEFKGNFYISRWTEAEIRQGLEYYQRAIALAPRSASAYDGLAVGWLFLSDLHLAPRAAMPKAQAANAQALQCDEAFAPAHVTLGVIKTQYEWDWVGAEREFKRAIALAPDYQPAHQLYGWHLIAVGRLAEAQAEMKHAADANPLDEFSLWQLGLAFYFARQPEQAIEQYRRALGVEPRSYWPHLLLGWAYEQQGKFAEALVELQQAQRLNDSPQILASLGHAYAAAGQRAEAQKVLAELQEIAKHKYVSPYDVATIYAGLGEHEQALAWLEKAYEDRSGWLALWLKVEPKFDGLRAEHSFNDLLRRVGHTP, from the coding sequence ATGGAAACGCAACACAAGCAGTTATACGAATTCGGCTCTTTCCGGCTGGACGCAGCCGAACGCTTGCTGCTGCGCGCGGGCGAGGCCATCCCGCTCGCGCCAAAAACATTCGACCTGTTGCTGGCGCTGGTCGCCCAGCCCGGCCATTTGCTGGAAAAAGAAACATTGCTGAAAACTGTCTGGCCCGACAGCTTTGTCGAAGAGAACAATCTGGCCGACAACATCTCGCGGCTGCGTAAGACGCTCGGTGAAGGCGAACAAGGGCAGAAGTTCATCGAAACCATCCCGAAGCGCGGCTATCGCTTTGTCGCTGTGGTGAAAGTCCTGCATAACGCGGATGCCGCCGTTCAGCCGCTTGTGCCTACCGCGCCTGCGGCTGCATTGGCCCCCGCCCGACTCAGGTTGCGCCAACGTCCCGAGCTCTTCTTGGTCGTCTTCGGTTTTCTGGCGCTGACGCTCCTCAGCGCTGGCATTTATTGGCGCTACAAACCGGCGCCGCGCGCCGATGTCGAACAGCTTGAGTTCAAAGGCAATTTCTACATCAGCCGCTGGACGGAAGCCGAGATCAGACAAGGCCTCGAATACTATCAGCGCGCCATCGCCCTGGCCCCGCGCTCGGCGTCCGCTTATGACGGCCTCGCGGTCGGCTGGCTGTTCCTTTCAGACCTGCACCTTGCCCCGCGCGCAGCCATGCCCAAAGCGCAGGCGGCTAACGCGCAGGCCTTGCAATGTGACGAGGCGTTCGCCCCGGCGCACGTTACCCTGGGCGTCATCAAGACGCAGTACGAATGGGATTGGGTGGGTGCCGAACGTGAATTCAAGCGCGCGATTGCACTCGCTCCCGACTATCAGCCCGCGCATCAACTTTACGGCTGGCATTTGATCGCGGTGGGCCGCCTGGCCGAAGCGCAAGCCGAGATGAAACACGCGGCGGACGCCAATCCGCTGGATGAATTCAGCCTGTGGCAACTGGGGCTGGCGTTTTACTTTGCGCGCCAGCCGGAACAGGCCATCGAACAATACCGGCGCGCGTTGGGCGTGGAGCCAAGATCATACTGGCCACACTTGCTGCTCGGCTGGGCTTATGAGCAACAGGGCAAATTTGCCGAAGCCCTGGTCGAGTTGCAGCAGGCTCAGCGCTTGAACGACAGCCCGCAAATCCTGGCCTCGCTCGGACACGCTTACGCCGCAGCGGGTCAGCGCGCCGAAGCGCAAAAGGTGCTGGCCGAATTGCAGGAGATTGCCAAGCACAAATACGTCTCGCCCTACGATGTCGCGACGATTTACGCTGGACTTGGAGAGCATGAGCAGGCGCTGGCCTGGCTCGAAAAAGCGTATGAAGACCGCAGCGGCTGGCTGGCGTTGTGGTTGAAAGTTGAGCCGAAATTTGATGGATTGCGGGCCGAGCACAGCTTTAACGATTTGTTGCGCCGCGTCGGGCATACGCCTTGA
- a CDS encoding DUF418 domain-containing protein, with protein sequence MKSGDLSDQMKPVAERLVALDALRGAALFGVLLVNLEVGFRVSLFQQMLTPHTHAGWANRATDILIAGVFEFKAFTLFAFLFGVGVGVQTERTATRQHSPTRFLARRFGVLLVIGLSHMLLLWNGDILTLYAVCDLLLIPVIALSARGLAMLGLVLIVLAPYLPFFSAHFPAQEALRAHAAVATRVYATGSFTEIMALRWHEAGRFIAPLLLGSLPRTVGLMMCGLAAWRGGVLPQPLQHRTLLKRTLWLAGTLGALMTTLQLWANETGRALPAAFSWLYPYDFVLLAAAYGAGLWLWLNRTPSTAARWLAAGGRMALSNYLAQSVLFSLLFYGFGLGWFGKLGSTVTALLGVTVFILQLAASVWWLRRYQFGPAEWLWRSLTYGQRQPFHRVPSFNSL encoded by the coding sequence ATGAAAAGCGGCGACCTGTCAGATCAAATGAAGCCGGTGGCGGAACGCCTCGTGGCGCTCGACGCGTTGCGCGGCGCAGCTTTGTTCGGCGTCTTGCTGGTCAATCTGGAAGTCGGCTTCCGCGTCTCGCTCTTTCAACAAATGCTGACGCCGCACACGCACGCGGGCTGGGCCAATCGCGCGACTGACATCCTCATCGCCGGGGTCTTCGAGTTCAAAGCCTTCACGCTCTTTGCGTTTTTGTTCGGTGTGGGCGTCGGCGTGCAAACCGAGCGCACTGCAACGCGCCAACATTCGCCCACACGCTTTCTAGCGCGGCGCTTTGGCGTATTGCTCGTCATCGGGCTTAGTCACATGCTGCTGCTTTGGAATGGCGACATCCTGACGCTGTATGCCGTTTGCGACCTGTTGTTGATTCCCGTTATCGCGTTGTCAGCGCGCGGGCTGGCGATGTTGGGGCTGGTGCTTATCGTGCTCGCGCCGTATTTGCCGTTTTTCAGCGCGCACTTTCCGGCGCAGGAAGCATTGCGCGCGCACGCTGCCGTTGCCACGCGGGTTTACGCGACGGGCAGCTTCACCGAAATCATGGCGTTGCGCTGGCACGAGGCGGGGCGTTTCATCGCGCCGTTGCTGCTCGGTTCGTTGCCGCGCACCGTTGGGTTGATGATGTGCGGCCTTGCCGCCTGGCGCGGGGGCGTCTTGCCACAACCACTGCAACACCGCACATTGCTCAAACGCACTCTCTGGCTCGCAGGTACCCTCGGCGCATTGATGACGACTTTGCAGCTTTGGGCAAACGAAACGGGCCGCGCACTGCCTGCCGCATTCAGTTGGCTTTATCCGTATGATTTCGTCTTGCTGGCCGCAGCTTACGGGGCGGGCCTGTGGCTGTGGTTGAATCGCACCCCTTCAACTGCCGCGCGCTGGCTGGCGGCGGGGGGACGAATGGCGCTGAGCAATTACCTGGCGCAATCGGTGCTGTTCAGCCTGTTGTTTTACGGCTTCGGCCTGGGCTGGTTCGGCAAACTGGGTTCGACAGTGACGGCGCTGCTGGGCGTGACCGTCTTCATCCTTCAACTCGCAGCCAGCGTGTGGTGGTTGCGGCGTTATCAGTTTGGCCCGGCGGAATGGCTCTGGCGTTCGTTGACGTATGGACAACGGCAACCATTCCACCGAGTTCCGTCATTCAACTCACTTTGA
- a CDS encoding caspase family protein codes for MKHIPLHSFWLLLLAAAVCARADDPRLVLNTGGHTSTIWKVIFTRDGKYLISAGEDKVIRVWDVETGRLARTIQGEIGDGIEGKIYAMALSPDERYLAVGGLLVGDRANASAIRLHNFRTGAVVGTLLKGHDNIILALAFSPDGRYLVSGSGDHTARIWDLVANPIKEAYPPLRGHTKEIYAVAFSPDGKQIATGSYDYTLKLWDAAHGTLIKDLENKHSDHVSSVAFSPDGRFLFSGGDKRVLLWDAHTGEFIKELSQQGAQVLSISVSPDGSRLLSGFGEGPSYNCYVLAFPSGAIVTGFGKHDNIVRATTFSPSGKLVATAGGANFPIYLWNPENGQIAHMLAGKGQRVFAVGFAHDSQSIAFGNENDDDDDKDANQRRPLQRSIVFQTNTGYKVNLDSTPQDETAFTRANVSTGSYSLKTINDSDPNLQILRNGKVERTISRNSSSGFVHHCFSFTRDGQQVVSGAASGFLTLYEMQTGKKLREFVGHTGDVRAVAVSPDNRTLVSGSADQTIRLWDLESKEKEVKPLLSIFVAQDNEWVAWTPQGYYTASLNGDRYIGWHVNHGIDQAADYFPASQFKEQFYRPDVVNEYLRTRGNLELALKTANEKRGASFAANNNNSTPDVLTLLPPVVVITAPEREESVTASEMLTIKAVAKRASPVALPPAEMKLLLNGAQVAALNGSQVEMQVRLQTGANTLAVIASNGKAESLPELRKVTYTGKGSDEDKPNLVLLAVGIASYKQPAFKLDFADKDAAEIAARFQAQQGQLFNQVHTKVLANEQATRTEIIRGLRWLRENTKQGDVVMLYLSGHGGLDGKQNYFFYAHEHDANEEPELFDVKWSTLLDGLTAVNGTKPFLFIDSCRAAAASGTGKQKGGGGLTQALKELKSTYKGVVFFAASSNDEKAEELRDKGHGAFTWALLEGLNGNPEVSTGGGLVYVDKLGSWLTQRVLALTNNRQHATFELPPGFKTFPLYVVTRR; via the coding sequence ATGAAACACATCCCCCTTCATTCCTTCTGGCTCTTGCTGCTCGCCGCCGCCGTCTGCGCTCGTGCCGACGACCCGCGTCTGGTGCTCAATACTGGCGGCCACACATCCACTATCTGGAAAGTGATTTTCACGCGCGACGGCAAATATCTGATCTCTGCCGGAGAAGACAAAGTAATTCGTGTCTGGGATGTCGAAACCGGGCGGCTGGCCCGCACCATTCAAGGGGAAATCGGCGATGGTATCGAAGGGAAAATTTATGCGATGGCACTATCACCGGATGAGCGATATTTGGCGGTTGGCGGATTGCTTGTAGGGGACCGGGCGAATGCCTCCGCTATTCGGCTACATAACTTCCGTACAGGCGCAGTCGTTGGTACGTTACTTAAAGGGCATGACAACATTATCCTTGCGCTCGCCTTCTCGCCAGATGGACGTTATTTAGTTTCTGGTAGCGGCGACCACACCGCGCGTATATGGGACCTCGTTGCGAACCCAATAAAAGAGGCATACCCACCGTTACGCGGACATACCAAAGAAATCTACGCTGTTGCATTTTCACCTGATGGCAAACAGATCGCGACTGGTAGCTATGACTATACGTTAAAGCTTTGGGACGCGGCACACGGCACGCTGATCAAAGACCTGGAGAACAAACACAGTGACCACGTTAGCAGCGTCGCCTTTTCACCGGATGGGCGTTTCTTATTCTCTGGTGGTGATAAAAGAGTTCTGCTTTGGGATGCACATACGGGTGAATTCATTAAGGAGCTATCTCAGCAAGGGGCACAAGTACTCAGCATCTCAGTTAGTCCTGATGGTAGCCGCCTGCTTTCCGGGTTCGGTGAAGGTCCCAGCTATAACTGTTATGTACTGGCTTTTCCTTCTGGCGCGATTGTGACGGGATTTGGCAAACACGACAATATCGTCCGCGCTACCACTTTTTCACCTAGTGGTAAACTGGTGGCGACTGCTGGGGGGGCTAACTTCCCAATCTACCTTTGGAATCCTGAGAACGGCCAAATCGCCCATATGCTTGCAGGAAAAGGGCAAAGGGTTTTTGCAGTCGGTTTTGCTCACGATAGCCAGTCCATTGCTTTCGGTAACGAGAATGATGATGATGATGATAAAGATGCTAATCAACGTAGGCCCTTACAGCGCAGCATCGTGTTCCAGACTAACACAGGCTATAAAGTGAACCTCGACAGCACTCCTCAGGATGAAACGGCCTTTACACGCGCGAATGTCAGCACTGGTTCTTACTCACTTAAGACAATCAACGACTCAGACCCAAATTTGCAAATTCTACGCAATGGCAAGGTCGAACGCACAATCTCTCGAAATTCGTCCTCTGGTTTTGTTCATCACTGTTTTAGTTTCACCCGTGACGGGCAACAGGTCGTGAGCGGGGCCGCTAGTGGCTTTCTTACACTTTACGAAATGCAAACGGGCAAAAAGCTGCGCGAATTCGTTGGTCACACTGGTGATGTTCGGGCAGTGGCGGTCTCGCCCGACAATCGCACACTGGTATCAGGCTCTGCTGACCAGACGATTCGACTATGGGATTTGGAGTCTAAAGAAAAGGAGGTCAAACCGCTGCTCTCAATCTTTGTCGCGCAAGACAACGAATGGGTCGCCTGGACGCCACAGGGTTATTACACCGCCAGCCTCAACGGCGACCGCTACATCGGCTGGCACGTCAATCACGGCATAGACCAAGCCGCAGACTATTTCCCCGCCTCACAATTCAAAGAGCAGTTCTATCGCCCCGATGTCGTCAACGAATACCTGCGCACGCGCGGCAATCTGGAACTCGCGCTCAAGACGGCGAATGAAAAGCGCGGGGCCAGCTTTGCCGCCAACAACAACAACAGCACGCCAGATGTGCTGACGTTGCTGCCGCCGGTGGTCGTCATCACCGCGCCCGAACGTGAAGAGAGCGTCACCGCGAGCGAAATGCTGACGATCAAGGCCGTCGCCAAACGCGCCTCGCCCGTCGCGTTGCCGCCCGCTGAAATGAAGCTGCTGCTTAACGGCGCGCAGGTGGCCGCGCTCAACGGCAGTCAGGTCGAAATGCAGGTGCGCTTGCAAACGGGCGCGAATACGCTGGCCGTGATTGCCTCGAATGGCAAGGCTGAATCGTTGCCCGAATTGCGCAAGGTCACGTATACCGGCAAAGGCAGTGATGAGGACAAACCCAACCTCGTCCTGCTGGCGGTCGGCATCGCCAGCTACAAACAGCCCGCCTTCAAGCTGGATTTCGCCGACAAGGATGCCGCCGAAATCGCCGCGCGCTTTCAGGCGCAACAAGGTCAGTTATTCAATCAAGTCCACACCAAAGTGCTCGCCAACGAGCAGGCCACACGCACCGAAATCATTCGCGGCCTGCGCTGGTTGCGCGAAAACACCAAACAAGGCGATGTGGTGATGTTGTATTTGTCGGGGCACGGCGGATTGGACGGCAAACAGAACTATTTCTTTTACGCGCACGAACACGATGCCAACGAAGAGCCAGAACTGTTCGACGTGAAATGGAGCACGCTGCTCGACGGGTTGACGGCGGTCAATGGCACCAAGCCGTTTCTCTTTATTGATTCCTGCCGCGCCGCCGCCGCTTCGGGAACCGGCAAACAGAAAGGCGGCGGCGGGCTGACCCAAGCGCTCAAGGAATTGAAAAGCACCTACAAAGGCGTCGTCTTTTTCGCGGCTTCCTCCAATGACGAAAAGGCCGAGGAACTGCGCGACAAAGGCCACGGCGCTTTCACTTGGGCCTTGCTCGAAGGCTTGAACGGAAACCCGGAGGTGAGCACAGGCGGCGGGTTGGTTTACGTGGACAAACTGGGAAGCTGGCTCACCCAGCGCGTCCTGGCGTTGACCAACAACCGGCAACACGCGACGTTTGAATTGCCGCCGGGCTTCAAAACGTTCCCGCTTTATGTCGTGACCAGACGTTAG